From Antedon mediterranea chromosome 9, ecAntMedi1.1, whole genome shotgun sequence, a single genomic window includes:
- the LOC140059425 gene encoding uncharacterized protein isoform X2, producing the protein MPWMKKINIFILFCVFVIVNCKASRVTIATYNLWNVMFNWEVRKQYVANKLLQLDVDFIAFQEVRSHQSSSWSQLHELQHMLPTYKWLLYQPVQKVIPPKYGAPIGWEMEGMGILSRLPITSHTLQSLVQKSRLDRNKRVVLHANVQSGEHSTSCSIILGDFNTYTNYEWPVLALKAGKFSITNKCSTFHQHGRRNQVEIDETYIDVWTQAYPTDKGYTFSNMPEPGFESRPDRILVSHNCAVVLNAQLAGVGSEYKNQFENQILWNRYWSLFKSAKSSYYAYSGSSCYFDCGPHASCRCGICVAGGDKNDCLLPNCSECSSTVFRKIITLAIVTLYIIFNIFYTIINFIKPFKTCNLGNLVQKKQKYFYSKEKKMCRNWWMYFCLCFYRIPIIFMIILNLCFVIGIYVLCLNILKDSLSSINAIIQEEFNPSDHLMLISQLKLV; encoded by the exons ATGCCATGGatgaagaaaataaacatttttatacttttttgtGTCTTTGTCATTGTAAATTGCAAAGCATCAAGGGTTACCATAGCAACTTACAATCTTTGGAATGTTATGTTTAATTGGGAAGTTCGAAAGCAGTATGTTGCAAATAAG CTTTTACAGTTAGATGTTGACTTCATTGCTTTTCAAGAGGTACGGTCACATCAAAGTTCATCATGGTCTCAGTTGCATGAACTTCAACACATGTTACCTACTTACAAATGGTTGCTATACCAACCAGTTCAAAAAGTAATACCCCCAAAGTATGGTGCTCCTATTGGATGGGAGATGGAAG GCATGGGAATTCTCAGTAGGCTTCCGATAACCAGCCACACATTACAGTCATTGGTCCAAAAATCTCGCCTTGATCGTAATAAGCGTGTTGTTTTACATGCAAATGTACAATCAGGAG AACACTCAACCAGTTGTTCAATAATATTAGGGGATTTCAACACCTACACTAACTACGAATGGCCGGTACTTGCCCTAAAAGCAGGTAAGTTTTCCATCACAAACAAATGCTCTACCTTCCACCAACATGGTCGTCGCAACCAAGTGGAGATTGATGAAACTTACATTGATGTGTGGACACAAGCTTATCCTACTGATAAAGGTTACACTTTTAGTAATATG CCTGAACCAGGATTTGAAAGTAGACCAGATCGTATACTAGTAAGTCATAACTGTGCAGTGGTTTTAAACGCTCAACTTGCAGGTGTTGGTAGTGAATACAAAAACCAGTTTGAAAATCAAATTCTATGGAATCGTTACTGGTCATTGTTCAAAAGTGCAAAATCATCTTATTATGCTTACTCAGGAAGTTCATGTTATTTTGACTGTGGCCCGCATGCATCTTGCCGCTGCGGAATATGTGTAGCTGGTGGTGACAAAAATGACTGTCTTCTACCAAACTGCTCAGAATGTAGTAGTACGGTTTTTAGAAAAATCATCACTCTTGCTATTGTAACTCTTTacataatttttaacattttttatacaattatcaattttataaaacCCTTTAAAACTTGTAATTTGGGTAACTTAgtgcaaaaaaaacaaaaatatttttattccaaagaaaagaaaatgtgcAGAAATTGGtggatgtatttttgtttatgctTCTATCGTATTCCAAtcatatttatgattattttaaatctttgttttgttataggaatttatgttttatgcctaaatattttaaaagattCATTATCTTCAATAAATGCAATAATACAAGAGGAATTTAACCCTTCTGATCATTTAATGCTGATTAGCCAATTGAAGCTTGTTTAG
- the LOC140059425 gene encoding uncharacterized protein isoform X1 gives MPWMKKINIFILFCVFVIVNCKASRVTIATYNLWNVMFNWEVRKQYVANKLLQLDVDFIAFQEVRSHQSSSWSQLHELQHMLPTYKWLLYQPVQKVIPPKYGAPIGWEMEGMGILSRLPITSHTLQSLVQKSRLDRNKRVVLHANVQSGGKSVTVSVVHLSSDRSQQCDNVAQILYQLKQHSTSCSIILGDFNTYTNYEWPVLALKAGKFSITNKCSTFHQHGRRNQVEIDETYIDVWTQAYPTDKGYTFSNMPEPGFESRPDRILVSHNCAVVLNAQLAGVGSEYKNQFENQILWNRYWSLFKSAKSSYYAYSGSSCYFDCGPHASCRCGICVAGGDKNDCLLPNCSECSSTVFRKIITLAIVTLYIIFNIFYTIINFIKPFKTCNLGNLVQKKQKYFYSKEKKMCRNWWMYFCLCFYRIPIIFMIILNLCFVIGIYVLCLNILKDSLSSINAIIQEEFNPSDHLMLISQLKLV, from the exons ATGCCATGGatgaagaaaataaacatttttatacttttttgtGTCTTTGTCATTGTAAATTGCAAAGCATCAAGGGTTACCATAGCAACTTACAATCTTTGGAATGTTATGTTTAATTGGGAAGTTCGAAAGCAGTATGTTGCAAATAAG CTTTTACAGTTAGATGTTGACTTCATTGCTTTTCAAGAGGTACGGTCACATCAAAGTTCATCATGGTCTCAGTTGCATGAACTTCAACACATGTTACCTACTTACAAATGGTTGCTATACCAACCAGTTCAAAAAGTAATACCCCCAAAGTATGGTGCTCCTATTGGATGGGAGATGGAAG GCATGGGAATTCTCAGTAGGCTTCCGATAACCAGCCACACATTACAGTCATTGGTCCAAAAATCTCGCCTTGATCGTAATAAGCGTGTTGTTTTACATGCAAATGTACAATCAGGAGGTAAATCAGTTACCGTCTCGGTAGTACACTTGTCATCTGACCGTAGCCAACAGTGTGACAATGTAGCACAGATTTTATATCAACTAAAAC AACACTCAACCAGTTGTTCAATAATATTAGGGGATTTCAACACCTACACTAACTACGAATGGCCGGTACTTGCCCTAAAAGCAGGTAAGTTTTCCATCACAAACAAATGCTCTACCTTCCACCAACATGGTCGTCGCAACCAAGTGGAGATTGATGAAACTTACATTGATGTGTGGACACAAGCTTATCCTACTGATAAAGGTTACACTTTTAGTAATATG CCTGAACCAGGATTTGAAAGTAGACCAGATCGTATACTAGTAAGTCATAACTGTGCAGTGGTTTTAAACGCTCAACTTGCAGGTGTTGGTAGTGAATACAAAAACCAGTTTGAAAATCAAATTCTATGGAATCGTTACTGGTCATTGTTCAAAAGTGCAAAATCATCTTATTATGCTTACTCAGGAAGTTCATGTTATTTTGACTGTGGCCCGCATGCATCTTGCCGCTGCGGAATATGTGTAGCTGGTGGTGACAAAAATGACTGTCTTCTACCAAACTGCTCAGAATGTAGTAGTACGGTTTTTAGAAAAATCATCACTCTTGCTATTGTAACTCTTTacataatttttaacattttttatacaattatcaattttataaaacCCTTTAAAACTTGTAATTTGGGTAACTTAgtgcaaaaaaaacaaaaatatttttattccaaagaaaagaaaatgtgcAGAAATTGGtggatgtatttttgtttatgctTCTATCGTATTCCAAtcatatttatgattattttaaatctttgttttgttataggaatttatgttttatgcctaaatattttaaaagattCATTATCTTCAATAAATGCAATAATACAAGAGGAATTTAACCCTTCTGATCATTTAATGCTGATTAGCCAATTGAAGCTTGTTTAG
- the LOC140058150 gene encoding P2X purinoceptor 7-like gives MNHGLQPYQLEPRRRRRRRRDVEEIEGLDNIVAHEGEDIEWRKVNKEEWCQCGRCELMDTAVECLCCREIENVRAKMNIGSENEMACILDHFEFEFVCLHPAVIRTALVARTDIRRDSIVDPIPNETFRLQAYRQFTYWVHDRLGKAVRRVIPACVVNKIRKDFPSIDGNYVGFKEVE, from the coding sequence ATGAATCACGGATTACAACCTTACCAATTAGAAcccagaagaagaagaagaagaagaagagatGTGGAGGAAATAGAAGGTTTAGATAATATTGTCGCACATGAAGGAGAAGATATAGAATGGAGGAAAGTAAACAAGGAGGAATGGTGCCAATGCGGACGGTGTGAATTGATGGACACTGCTGTGGAATGCCTTTGTTGTCGGGAAATTGAAAATGTACGAGCGAAGATGAACATAGGATCAGAAAACGAAATGGCAtgcattttagaccattttgaattCGAATTTGTATGTTTACATCCTGCAGTAATTAGAACTGCACTTGTTGCCCGGACAGACATTAGGCGAGACAGCATCGTTGACCCGATCCCGAACGAAACATTTCGCCTTCAGGCGTACAGGCAGTTCACCTACTGGGTGCATGACCGCCTTGGTAAAGCCGTACGACGAGTCATCCCAGCCTGCGTCGTAAACAAAATCAGAAAGGACTTTCCTAGC